A stretch of the Aphis gossypii isolate Hap1 chromosome 2, ASM2018417v2, whole genome shotgun sequence genome encodes the following:
- the LOC114127926 gene encoding retinoblastoma-binding protein 5 homolog: IELDSSSTFIINLELLESFGQNYPEEFDGVLDSISLAVTCVFNKYGTLLAVGCNDGRIVIWDFLTRGIAKIITAHMHPVCSLSWSRNGQKLLSASTDNNVCTWNILSGEREEMYKFPSPVLKVQYHPRKKNLFLVCPMKHAAVLVDTDGNHKLVPMGEDSDLMIVASFDRRGEYIYTGNARGKILVLTCPDLELKVSFKVSTGMTGIKSIEFARKGDCFLLNCSDRVIRVYDAKHVLDKGKEGEPEPIQKLQDLVNKTMWKKCCFSGDGEYVCAGSARQHALYIWEKSIGNLVKILHGTKGELLLDVVWHPVRAIITSISSGLVSVWAQNQVENWSAFAPDFKELDENVEYEERESEFDLEDEDKSITKDVQRSDEDFEVDVENAEPVAAFCSSDEEGAIEDHKEALMFLPIAPEIEDPEPDMPPPPVSTSTSSKCRTIDIHLDNVTDEVHPLLSNKTKDKQLTGGKKGPKRGPKQQ; this comes from the exons atagaattagATTCATCATCAACTTTCATTATAAATCTGGAGTTGCTTG aatcgTTTGGACAAAATTATCCTgag gaaTTTGATGGAGTTCTTGATAGTATATCATTAGCTGTCACATGTGTGTTTAACAAATATGGCACACTCTTGGCAGTTGGATGCAATGATGGCCGTATAGTAATTTGGGATTTCTTAACTAGAGGAATTGCAAAAATTATCACTGCACACATGCATCCTGTTTGTTCCTTGag tTGGTCTAGAAATGGTCAAAAGTTATTAAGTGCATCCACTGACAATAATGTTTGCACTTGGAATATATTAAGTGGCGAGAGAgaagaaatgtataaatttcctTCACCAGTATTAAAAGTCCAATATCACCCtagaaagaaaaatttattccTCGTTTGTCCAATGAAACACGCAGCTGTGCTTGTAGATACAGATGGCAACCATAAATTAGTTCCAATGGGTGAAGAT tcTGATCTAATGATAGTTGCTTCATTTGATCGCCGTGGAGAGTACATTTATACTGGAAATGCGCgtggtaaaatattagttttgacTTGTCCAGATCTTGAACTTAAGGTCTCATTCAAAGTATCCACTGGAATGACTggtataaaaagtattgaatTTGCACGAAAAGGAGATTGCTTTTTACTCAATTGCTCAGATCGTGTCATCAGAGTATATGATGCTAAACATGTTTTGGATAAAGGAAAGGAGGGAGAACCAGAACCCATTCAAAAACTTCAAGATTTAGTCAACAA AACTATGTGGAAGAAATGTTGTTTTTCTGGCGATGGTGAATATGTTTGTGCCGGTTCGGCTAGGCAACATGCATTGTATATTTGGGAAAAAAGTATTGGaaatttggtgaaaatattACATGGTACCAAAGGAGAACTTCTTTTGGATGTTGTT tggCATCCAGTTCGAGCAATAATAACCAGCATATCCAGTGGTTTAGTATCTGTGTGGGCACAAAATCAAGTAGAAAATTGGTCAGCATTTGCACCTGACTTTAAAGAGCTTGATGAAAATGTAGAGTATGAAGAAAGAGAGTCTGAGTTTGACTTGGAAGATGAAGACAAATCCATTACAAAAGATGTACAACGAAGTGATGAAGATTTTGAG gttgATGTGGAAAATGCAGAACCTGTAGCAGCATTTTGTAGTTCAGATGAAGAAGGAGCTATCGAAGACCACAAGGAAGCACTTATGTTTTTGCCGATTGCTCCAGAAATTGAAGATCCTGAGCCAGATATGCCACCACCTCCAGTTTCAACATCTACTTCATCCAAATGCCGTACAATTGATATTCATTTAGATAATGTTACTGAcg aaGTGCACCCATTGTTAAGTAATAAGACTAAGGATAAACAACTCACTGGAGGTAAAAAAGGTCCAAAAAGAGGACCAAAACAACAATAA
- the LOC126550537 gene encoding uncharacterized protein LOC126550537 yields the protein MVNKCSIRGCPTVPSKATPMHSIPKNEELGNLWLSAIRKVDINFKNSKYSKVCFLHFEENDYTLSLVNNKKVLKKNAVHSIFTFTKIRKELFPKTVCDTNIGTIDVPCLETDNSIPLRDQDLSEEVNNVIEVSMAELENSIVMQESNLSEEVDTIEISMADLDKSTIMQESSTSVFDCQPEASTLRRGKSPLNQKASKRKHYVGDFKLDDLDSPNRRYKYCLATKRERKAKNDKISQIYLRSHHDQQYPPLQHQPPLQLYNHLVNKYHLPIILLTTLYYLPNN from the exons atggtgAACAAATGTAGCATTCGAGGATGTCCTACGGTTCCTTCAAAAGCTACACCAATGCATAG tattCCTAAAAATGAAGAACTGGGTAATTTGTGGCTCAGTGCTATTAGGAAAGTggatattaactttaaaaactcAAAGTATTCCaaagtttgttttttacattttgaagaaaatgacTATACTTTGAGCCTGGTTAATAACAAGAAagttctgaaaaaaaatgctGTGCAcagtatttttacatttacaa aaATTCGTAAAGAACTATTTCCCAAGACTGTGTGTGACACAAATATTGGAACGATTGATGTACCTTGTTTGGAGACAGATAATTCAATTCCTTTGAGAGACCAAG aTCTATCGGAAGaggtaaataatgttatagaaGTAAGTATGGCTGAGTTGGAAAATAGCATTGTTATGCAAGAATcaa atctaTCTGAAGAGGTAGATACTATTGAAATAAGTATGGCTGATTTGGACAAGAGTACCATTATGCAAGAATcaa GTACCAGTGTATTTGATTGTCAACCTGAGGCATCAACTTTGAGGAGAGGGAAAAGTCCATTAAATCAAAAAGCcag TAAGAGAAAACATTATGTTGGTGATTTTAAACTGGACGACTTAGATTCACCAAACAGgaggtataaatattgtttggcAACCAAAAGAGAACGTAAAGCAAAGAACGATAAAATTTCTCAGATATATCTGAGATCACATCATGATCAGCAGTATCCTCCTCTTCAACATCAACCTCCTcttcaattatataatcatttagtAAACAAGTATCATCttccaataattttattgacaacTCTTTATTATTTGCCcaacaattaa
- the LOC126550535 gene encoding zinc finger MYM-type protein 1-like, whose translation MTDLNHLNDRMKKHDLTVKHMNNTLNLATLGKTNVLSMLDSGYGRGIELHNEKVSNNRYILNILINCVRFCGAFELALRGHDEKDTSLNPGIYRGLISFSAELDNALKVHLEKATVFKGTSKTIQNELLKCMLNICQQEISIEIKKADYLSITADETTDVSAIFQMVIVYRYIVKDKVVERFWEFLKPKAHNAEVLAECIKEQLDQHIGNETNKLIAQTYDGASVMSGNINGVQAKIKLHYSNANYVHCYAHQLNLVMANAASINRNVRIFFASLGGFCSFFSTSSQRTAILDEVVKKRLPRAAPTRWNFHSRTVNTVFE comes from the exons ATGACcgatttaaatcatttaaatgatCGAATGAAAAAACATGATTTAACTGTTAAACATATGAATAACACCTTAAATTTGGCTACATTGGGTAAAACAAATGTTCTTTCAATGTTAGATAGCGGTTATGGAagag GCATTGAGTTACATAATGAGAAGGTTTCCAACAaccgatatattttaaacatcttAATTAATTGCGTTCGATTTTGTGGTGCTTTCGAATTAGCATTGAGGGGACACGATGAAAAAGATACATCTTTGAATCCGGGAATTTATCGTGGTTTAATAAGCTTTAGTGCAGAATTAGATAACGCATTGAAAGTTCATTTAGAAAAAGCAACGGTATTTAAAGGTACGTcaaaaactatacaaaatgaattattaaagtgTATGTTGAATATTTGTCAGCAAGAAATatctatagaaataaaaaaagctgATTATTTGTCAATAACAGCCGATGAGACTACTGATGTTAGTgctatttttcaaatggttATTGTGTATCGGTACATTGTTAAGGATAAAGTTGTAGAGAGGTTTTGGGAATTTTTAAAGCCTAAAGCACATAATGCTGAAGTATTAGCTGAATGCATTAAAGAACAACTTGACCAACATATAGGCaatgaaactaataaattaattgctcAGACATATGACGGCGCTTCCGTCATGAGTGGAAATATTAATGGAGTTCaggctaaaattaaattgcattattCAAATGCTAATTATGTACACTGTTACGCACATCAACTTAATTTAGTTATGGCTAACGCTGCTTCAATAAATAGGAATGTTCGAATATTTTTTGCTAGCCTAGGAggtttttgttcatttttttcgaCATCTTCTCAAAGAACTGCTATATTGGATGAAGTAGTTAAAAAGCGTTTACCTAGAGCAGCCCCTACAAGGTGGAATTTTCATTCTAGAACCGTTAATacagtatttgaataa